A window of the Streptomyces luomodiensis genome harbors these coding sequences:
- the thiC gene encoding phosphomethylpyrimidine synthase ThiC produces MTQQDAHTRAEKAEFGWHKGYVEGSRPDLRVPVRRVHLTNGQDVTLYDTSGPYTDPTIETDVRRGLEPLRHNWIVARGDTEEYAGRPVRPEDDGIKHTTPRGGLRNLDAVFPGRPRQPRRGREGVPVTQLAYARRGDITAEMEYVALRENVSPEVVREEIAAGRAVLPANVNHPEIEPMIIGKRFLVKVNANIGNSAVTSSIEEEVEKMTWATRWGADTVMDLSTGRNIHTTREWVLRNSPAPIGTVPLYQALEKVDGKAEELTWEIYKDTVIEQAEQGVDYMTVHAGVRLPYVPLTARRKTGIVSRGGSIMAAWCLAHHKESFLYTHFEELCEILAAYDVTYSLGDGLRPGSIADANDEAQFAELRTLGELNRIAKEHGVQTMIEGPGHVPMHKIKENIDLQQEICEEAPFYTLGPLTTDIAPAYDHITSGIGAAMIAWWGTAMLCYVTPKEHLGLPDRDDVKTGVITYKIAAHAADLAKGHPDAQAWDDALSDARFEFRWEDQFNLALDPDTARSFHDETLPAEPAKTAHFCSMCGPKFCSMKISQDIRREHGGAMDTVEAEAEAGMAQKSKEFAAAGNRVYLPIAD; encoded by the coding sequence ATGACTCAGCAGGATGCACACACACGTGCCGAGAAGGCCGAATTCGGCTGGCATAAGGGATATGTCGAGGGTTCACGTCCGGACCTTCGGGTCCCGGTCCGCCGGGTGCACCTCACCAATGGCCAGGACGTGACGTTGTACGACACGTCCGGCCCGTACACCGACCCCACCATCGAAACCGATGTCCGCCGCGGCCTGGAGCCGCTGCGGCACAACTGGATCGTCGCCCGCGGCGACACCGAGGAGTACGCGGGCCGTCCTGTTCGTCCCGAGGACGACGGGATCAAACACACCACGCCCCGCGGGGGGCTGCGCAACCTCGACGCGGTCTTCCCCGGCCGGCCGCGCCAGCCGCGGCGCGGTCGGGAAGGCGTTCCCGTGACCCAACTCGCCTATGCGCGGCGGGGGGATATCACGGCGGAGATGGAGTACGTGGCGCTTCGCGAGAACGTCTCCCCCGAGGTGGTCCGGGAGGAGATCGCGGCGGGCCGCGCCGTCCTGCCGGCCAACGTCAACCACCCGGAGATCGAGCCGATGATCATCGGCAAGCGGTTCCTGGTGAAGGTCAACGCCAACATCGGCAACTCCGCCGTCACCTCCTCCATCGAGGAGGAGGTCGAGAAGATGACCTGGGCGACCCGCTGGGGCGCCGACACGGTCATGGACCTCTCGACCGGGCGCAACATCCACACCACCCGCGAATGGGTGCTGCGCAACTCCCCGGCGCCCATCGGCACCGTGCCGCTCTATCAGGCGCTGGAGAAGGTCGACGGCAAGGCCGAGGAACTGACCTGGGAGATCTACAAGGACACGGTCATCGAACAGGCCGAGCAGGGCGTCGACTACATGACCGTCCACGCCGGCGTCCGGCTGCCGTACGTACCCCTGACCGCCCGCCGCAAGACCGGCATCGTCTCCCGCGGCGGCTCCATCATGGCGGCGTGGTGCCTCGCCCACCACAAGGAGTCCTTCCTCTACACGCACTTCGAGGAGCTGTGCGAGATCCTGGCGGCGTACGACGTCACCTACTCGCTGGGTGACGGACTGCGCCCGGGGTCGATCGCCGACGCCAATGACGAGGCGCAGTTCGCGGAGTTGCGGACGCTCGGTGAGCTCAACCGGATCGCCAAGGAGCACGGCGTCCAGACGATGATCGAGGGGCCGGGCCATGTCCCGATGCACAAGATCAAGGAGAACATCGACCTCCAGCAGGAGATCTGTGAGGAGGCCCCGTTCTACACCCTGGGCCCCCTCACCACCGATATCGCCCCCGCCTACGACCACATCACCTCGGGCATCGGCGCGGCGATGATCGCCTGGTGGGGCACAGCGATGCTCTGCTACGTCACCCCCAAGGAGCACTTGGGCCTGCCGGACCGCGATGACGTCAAGACCGGCGTGATCACCTACAAGATCGCCGCCCATGCGGCCGATCTGGCCAAGGGGCACCCGGACGCCCAGGCATGGGACGACGCGCTGTCCGACGCACGCTTCGAATTCCGTTGGGAGGACCAGTTCAACCTGGCCCTCGACCCGGACACGGCCCGCTCCTTCCACGACGAGACGCTTCCGGCGGAGCCGGCCAAGACGGCGCACTTCTGCTCGATGTGCGGACCGAAATTCTGTTCGATGAAGATCTCCCAGGACATCCGCCGCGAGCACGGCGGTGCGATGGACACGGTGGAGGCGGAGGCGGAGGCCGGTATGGCCCAGAAGTCCAAGGAGTTCGCCGCCGCGGGCAACCGCGTCTACCTGCCGATCGCGGACTGA
- a CDS encoding metallophosphoesterase: MTQGAGLEATAGTTGAIPPVPAYGASTPPSGVAPAAVPPGSAPAAPGPAAPVPPPAPAPGEPVPAPGAPAPATLPPAEYTPTERLPVLGPGHTIPDTPLVPPQDRPTVALTPVPEPEHGPLAKDEGPGPLYVVGDVHGYHDELREALAAEGLIDAKGNWAAGNARLWFLGDFTDRGPDGIGVIDLVMQLSAEAAAAGGYCKALMGNHELLLIGAKRFGDTPVNSGAGTASFQAAWLLNGGQRTDMERLEDHHVQWMSRLDAMAEEDGHLLVHSDTTAYLEYGDSIEAVNDAVTETLQRSDADECWDLFRKFTKRFAFRDEEAGPTAARELLDTYGGQRIVHGHSPIPYLLGEVGSEDGEDGGTPAVEGPHVYADNLAVAMDGGITMAGKLLVVQLPLAN; the protein is encoded by the coding sequence ATGACTCAGGGGGCCGGTCTGGAAGCCACGGCAGGGACCACGGGCGCGATCCCACCCGTGCCCGCGTACGGCGCGTCCACCCCGCCCAGCGGGGTCGCGCCCGCGGCCGTACCGCCCGGCTCCGCCCCCGCCGCACCGGGCCCCGCCGCGCCCGTACCGCCGCCCGCGCCCGCGCCCGGAGAGCCCGTGCCCGCCCCCGGGGCGCCCGCGCCCGCCACGCTTCCGCCCGCCGAGTACACCCCGACCGAGCGGCTCCCCGTCCTCGGCCCGGGACACACCATCCCGGACACCCCGCTCGTCCCGCCGCAGGACCGCCCCACCGTCGCCCTCACCCCGGTGCCCGAGCCCGAGCACGGTCCGCTCGCCAAGGACGAGGGCCCCGGCCCGCTGTACGTCGTGGGCGATGTCCACGGCTACCACGACGAACTGCGCGAGGCACTCGCCGCCGAGGGCCTCATCGACGCCAAGGGCAACTGGGCCGCGGGCAACGCCCGGCTGTGGTTCCTCGGCGACTTCACCGACCGCGGCCCGGACGGCATCGGCGTCATCGACCTGGTCATGCAGCTTTCCGCCGAGGCCGCCGCCGCGGGCGGCTACTGCAAGGCGCTGATGGGCAATCACGAACTGCTGCTGATCGGCGCCAAGCGATTCGGCGACACGCCCGTCAACTCCGGTGCCGGAACGGCCTCCTTCCAGGCCGCCTGGCTGCTGAACGGCGGTCAGCGCACCGACATGGAGCGGCTCGAGGACCACCACGTCCAGTGGATGTCCCGGCTGGACGCGATGGCGGAGGAGGACGGGCATCTGCTGGTCCACTCCGACACCACCGCCTATCTGGAGTACGGCGACTCGATCGAGGCCGTCAACGACGCCGTCACCGAGACACTTCAGCGCAGCGACGCCGACGAGTGCTGGGACCTGTTCCGCAAATTCACCAAGCGGTTCGCCTTCCGCGACGAGGAGGCCGGGCCGACAGCCGCCCGCGAACTGCTCGACACCTACGGCGGGCAGCGCATCGTCCACGGCCACAGCCCCATCCCGTATCTGCTCGGCGAGGTCGGCTCGGAGGACGGCGAGGACGGCGGCACGCCCGCCGTCGAGGGTCCGCACGTCTACGCGGACAACCTCGCGGTGGCCATGGACGGCGGCATCACCATGGCCGGAAAACTGCTGGTCGTCCAACTTCCGCTGGCCAACTGA
- a CDS encoding BRO-N domain-containing protein, translated as MRKHNTPQGSSARRDAMDVNDFVYAATGARLRRLTMPDGEHWFPTVDVCAELGHTNPRKALADHVQPGGKSTLESVTSRYGLSVPAGREWRRDLHLVNLQGLIQLVNGCTKPTCLPFKQWVSRVIATIQREGSYTLDVSEVSRPVPPTELMDAIVRLEMRTERFHTEVLDSLHRSEQAWSQILDALGCRSGAEPEPDKRELRLRTEDLFAQWKDRLSITEDVWAVAVYIIPTLAEAGRVGHSLETLASKTGLTRQRVHACLRFLQKHRCIRQQGVTDGGHPVYVAELPPA; from the coding sequence ATGCGCAAACACAACACACCGCAGGGATCATCGGCCCGGCGCGACGCCATGGACGTCAACGATTTCGTCTACGCGGCCACGGGGGCCCGGCTGCGACGGCTGACCATGCCGGACGGCGAGCATTGGTTCCCGACAGTCGACGTCTGTGCGGAACTCGGCCACACGAACCCCCGAAAGGCGTTGGCAGATCATGTGCAGCCTGGCGGAAAGTCTACTCTCGAGAGTGTAACCTCACGTTACGGTCTCAGCGTTCCCGCAGGCAGAGAGTGGCGTCGAGACTTGCATCTGGTGAATCTGCAAGGCTTGATCCAGCTGGTGAACGGCTGCACCAAGCCCACGTGCCTGCCCTTCAAACAGTGGGTGTCGAGGGTGATCGCCACCATCCAGCGCGAGGGCTCGTACACGCTGGACGTCTCGGAGGTCTCCCGCCCCGTACCACCGACCGAGCTCATGGACGCGATCGTCCGACTGGAGATGCGGACCGAACGCTTCCATACGGAAGTACTGGATTCCCTCCACCGCTCCGAGCAGGCATGGTCACAGATCCTCGATGCTCTGGGCTGCCGATCGGGCGCGGAGCCCGAACCCGACAAGCGAGAGCTGAGGCTCAGGACGGAAGACCTGTTCGCGCAGTGGAAGGACCGGCTGAGCATCACCGAGGACGTGTGGGCGGTGGCCGTCTACATCATCCCCACACTGGCGGAAGCCGGCCGGGTCGGTCACTCGCTGGAGACGCTCGCGAGCAAAACGGGGCTCACCCGCCAGCGGGTCCACGCCTGTCTGCGGTTCCTTCAGAAGCACCGCTGCATCCGCCAGCAAGGGGTGACGGACGGCGGGCATCCGGTCTACGTGGCCGAGCTGCCGCCCGCGTAG
- a CDS encoding phage holin family protein, producing the protein MKNFLVKTIANAGALGVAIWLLKDITLTGENTGRKALTLILVALVFGVVNVVVKPIVKLLAFPLFILTLGLITLVINALMLLLTSWLAGKLDLSFHVDGFGTAVLGGLIVAIVAWALHVVLPEDDD; encoded by the coding sequence ATGAAGAATTTTCTCGTCAAGACGATCGCGAACGCCGGTGCCCTCGGCGTCGCCATCTGGCTGCTCAAGGACATCACGCTCACCGGTGAGAACACCGGCCGCAAGGCACTCACCCTCATTCTGGTCGCGCTGGTCTTCGGCGTGGTGAACGTGGTGGTCAAGCCGATCGTCAAGCTCCTGGCCTTCCCGTTGTTCATCCTGACCCTGGGGCTGATCACGCTGGTGATCAACGCCCTGATGCTGCTGCTGACCTCATGGCTGGCCGGAAAGCTGGATCTCAGCTTCCATGTGGACGGTTTCGGCACCGCCGTGCTCGGCGGTCTGATCGTCGCCATAGTCGCGTGGGCCCTTCACGTCGTGCTGCCCGAGGACGATGACTGA
- the hisC gene encoding histidinol-phosphate transaminase, whose amino-acid sequence MTEKSPKLRAVLDGIPTYKPGKPAAAGGPRAFKLSSNENPYPPLAGVLETAANAAAALNRYPDLACTELIAELADRFDVPLEHLATGTGSVGVAQQLVQSTAGPGDEVIYAWRSFEAYPIITQIAGATSVQVPLTDAKEHDLEAMADAITDRTRLIFVCNPNNPTGTVVRRAELERFLDRVPSDVLVVLDEAYVEFIRDERVPNGVDLYRDRPNVCVLRTFSKAYGLAGLRVGFAIAHEPVAAALRKTAVPFGVSQLAQDAAVASLRSEDALRERVDALVTERGRVWEALAAQGWTVPDSQANFVWLRLGERTADFAAACQAAGVVVRPFPGEGVRVTIGEREANEIFLRAAEEFRKEL is encoded by the coding sequence GTGACCGAGAAGAGCCCCAAGCTGCGCGCCGTGCTGGACGGCATTCCGACGTACAAGCCCGGCAAGCCGGCCGCCGCGGGCGGCCCCCGGGCCTTCAAGCTGTCCTCCAACGAGAACCCCTATCCGCCGCTGGCCGGGGTGCTGGAGACCGCGGCGAACGCCGCCGCCGCTCTCAACCGCTACCCGGACCTCGCCTGCACCGAGCTGATCGCCGAGCTCGCGGACCGCTTCGACGTGCCGCTGGAGCATCTGGCCACCGGGACCGGCTCGGTCGGCGTCGCCCAGCAGCTGGTCCAGTCCACGGCGGGGCCGGGCGATGAGGTGATCTACGCCTGGCGGTCCTTCGAGGCATATCCGATCATCACTCAGATCGCGGGCGCGACGTCGGTGCAGGTCCCGTTGACCGACGCCAAGGAGCACGATCTGGAGGCGATGGCGGACGCGATCACCGACCGTACTCGGCTGATTTTCGTCTGTAACCCCAACAACCCGACCGGCACCGTGGTGCGCCGCGCCGAGCTGGAGCGCTTCCTGGACCGGGTGCCGTCCGATGTGCTGGTGGTGCTGGACGAGGCGTACGTCGAGTTCATCCGGGACGAGCGGGTCCCCAACGGCGTCGACCTCTACCGTGACCGGCCGAACGTGTGCGTGCTGCGCACCTTCTCCAAGGCGTACGGCCTGGCCGGGCTGCGGGTCGGCTTCGCGATCGCTCATGAGCCGGTGGCGGCGGCGCTGCGCAAGACGGCGGTGCCGTTCGGCGTCAGCCAGCTCGCCCAGGACGCGGCGGTGGCCTCGCTGCGCAGTGAGGACGCGCTGCGGGAGCGGGTGGACGCGCTGGTCACCGAGCGGGGCCGGGTGTGGGAGGCGCTGGCCGCCCAGGGCTGGACGGTCCCGGACTCCCAGGCGAACTTCGTCTGGCTGCGGCTGGGGGAGCGCACGGCCGACTTCGCCGCGGCGTGCCAGGCGGCGGGCGTGGTGGTCCGGCCGTTCCCGGGTGAGGGGGTGCGGGTGACGATCGGCGAGCGCGAGGCGAACGAGATCTTCCTGCGGGCCGCGGAGGAGTTCCGCAAGGAGCTCTGA
- a CDS encoding cystathionine gamma-lyase has product MTGDGTRAVRAGLPEAEAYAPTLPGPVFAAHFHLPGDAVGPYTYGRDANPTWSLLERAISELESPGTDAETVVFSSGMGAISAVLLSQLRQGEAAVLPSDGYQLLPALIERLEGYGVTVRTAPTGEDAQLAVLDERTKLLWLETPSNPGLDVCDIRRLAAAAHARGALVAVDNTLATPLGQRPLELGADFAVASGTKALTGHGDVLLGYVTCRDPRLAAEVRAWRKTVGAIPGPMEAWLAHRSLATLQLRVDRQAATALALAEALRDRPEIAGLRHPGLPTDPAHRLAVEQMRGGRFGCVVSFTLPDKAHAERFLAELRLVDDATSFGGVRSTAERRGRWGGDAVPEGFIRFSVGAEDPDDLIADVLRALDTARA; this is encoded by the coding sequence ATGACCGGTGACGGTACCCGCGCCGTACGGGCCGGACTGCCCGAGGCCGAGGCGTACGCGCCGACGCTGCCCGGCCCGGTATTCGCCGCCCACTTCCACCTTCCCGGCGACGCCGTCGGCCCCTACACCTACGGCCGGGACGCCAACCCCACCTGGTCCCTGCTGGAGCGGGCGATCAGCGAGCTGGAGTCACCGGGCACCGACGCCGAGACGGTCGTCTTCTCCTCCGGCATGGGTGCGATCTCGGCCGTACTGCTGTCCCAGCTGCGCCAGGGCGAGGCGGCCGTCCTGCCGTCCGACGGCTATCAGCTGCTCCCGGCGCTGATCGAGCGGCTGGAGGGTTACGGCGTCACGGTGCGCACCGCCCCGACCGGCGAGGACGCCCAGCTGGCCGTGCTGGACGAGCGGACGAAACTGCTGTGGCTGGAAACCCCGTCCAATCCCGGACTGGACGTCTGCGACATCCGCCGGCTGGCCGCGGCCGCGCACGCCCGCGGTGCGCTGGTCGCCGTCGACAACACCCTCGCCACCCCGCTCGGCCAGCGCCCGCTGGAGCTCGGCGCGGACTTCGCCGTGGCCAGCGGCACCAAGGCGCTCACCGGCCATGGCGATGTGCTGCTCGGCTATGTGACCTGCCGCGATCCCCGGCTGGCCGCCGAGGTGCGGGCCTGGCGCAAGACGGTCGGCGCTATCCCCGGCCCCATGGAGGCATGGCTCGCCCACCGTTCCCTGGCCACCCTCCAGCTGCGCGTCGACCGCCAGGCGGCGACCGCCCTGGCCCTCGCCGAGGCGCTGCGCGACCGCCCCGAGATCGCCGGGTTGCGCCACCCCGGTCTGCCGACCGATCCGGCGCACCGGCTCGCGGTGGAGCAGATGCGCGGTGGGCGCTTCGGCTGCGTGGTCTCCTTCACCCTCCCGGACAAGGCGCATGCGGAGCGCTTCCTGGCCGAGCTGCGGCTGGTGGACGACGCGACCAGCTTCGGCGGGGTGCGCTCCACGGCGGAGCGGCGCGGACGGTGGGGCGGCGACGCCGTACCCGAGGGTTTCATCCGGTTCTCGGTGGGCGCCGAGGATCCGGACGACCTGATCGCCGATGTGCTGCGGGCGCTCGACACGGCACGCGCGTAA
- a CDS encoding YibE/F family protein, whose protein sequence is MTAIQQDHPPEQPRPSDQAHGHGHGHADGHAHGHSHGHSHGHGPATPVSARLRKVIAAVLIPFTVAVVAGLIVLWPGGTPDHKANGRSGLGFDQQTVAGRVVKVEEVNCADVNAQPQAPTEPGQDSAAQNGASGQGGKNSVCEKATIEVTSGKDKGRTFPEIVQPNASRHFSAGQELKLAYAPKAPKDLQYSVSDVDRSMPMALLAGLFALAVVVVGRLRGVFALVALAISFGVLTLFILPAILQGSNPLVVAVVGGSAIMLLALYMCHGLTARTSVAVLGTLVSLLLIGVLGSLFIGWASLTGNTDDQTGLVHGLYPNIEIRGLLLAGVIIGSLGVLDDVTVTQTSAVWELRDADPTASRRTLYGAAMRIGRDHIASVVNTLVLAYAGASLPLLLLFSIADSSVGTVATSEIVAEEIVRTLVGSIGLVASVPVTTALAVLVVSADRAPAAAGGGERTGTGAQGASRTGRGGRGRRRRAKTR, encoded by the coding sequence GTGACCGCCATCCAGCAGGACCACCCGCCCGAGCAGCCCCGCCCCTCCGACCAGGCCCATGGCCACGGCCACGGACACGCCGACGGCCATGCGCACGGCCACTCCCACGGCCATTCCCATGGCCACGGTCCGGCCACCCCTGTCTCGGCCCGCCTCCGCAAGGTCATCGCGGCGGTGCTCATCCCCTTCACCGTCGCCGTCGTCGCCGGTCTGATCGTGCTCTGGCCGGGCGGCACACCCGACCACAAGGCGAACGGCCGCAGCGGCCTCGGCTTTGACCAGCAGACCGTCGCGGGGCGAGTGGTGAAGGTCGAGGAGGTGAACTGCGCCGATGTCAACGCCCAGCCGCAGGCGCCCACCGAGCCCGGCCAGGACAGCGCCGCCCAGAACGGCGCCTCCGGGCAGGGCGGGAAGAACAGCGTCTGCGAGAAGGCCACCATCGAGGTCACCTCGGGCAAGGACAAAGGCCGCACCTTCCCCGAAATCGTCCAGCCCAATGCCTCACGCCACTTCAGCGCCGGGCAGGAGCTGAAGCTGGCATACGCTCCCAAGGCGCCCAAGGACCTCCAGTACTCCGTGTCCGACGTCGACCGGTCGATGCCGATGGCGCTGCTCGCGGGGCTGTTCGCGCTCGCCGTCGTGGTGGTGGGGCGGCTGCGCGGGGTGTTCGCGCTGGTGGCGCTGGCCATCAGTTTCGGCGTGCTGACACTGTTCATCCTCCCGGCGATACTCCAGGGTTCCAATCCGCTGGTGGTCGCGGTCGTCGGGGGCAGCGCGATCATGCTGCTGGCGCTCTATATGTGCCACGGCCTGACGGCGCGTACATCGGTCGCCGTGCTCGGCACGCTGGTGTCACTGCTGCTGATCGGGGTGCTCGGCTCGCTGTTCATCGGCTGGGCGAGCCTGACCGGCAACACCGACGACCAGACCGGGCTGGTACACGGCCTCTATCCGAACATCGAAATACGCGGGTTGCTGCTCGCAGGCGTGATCATCGGCTCGCTGGGGGTGCTGGACGATGTGACGGTCACCCAGACCTCGGCGGTCTGGGAGCTGCGGGACGCGGACCCGACCGCGTCCCGGCGCACGCTCTACGGGGCGGCGATGCGGATCGGGCGGGACCACATCGCCTCCGTCGTGAACACCCTGGTGCTGGCCTACGCGGGGGCGTCGCTTCCGCTGCTGCTGCTGTTCTCCATCGCGGACAGCAGCGTGGGCACGGTCGCCACGAGCGAGATCGTGGCGGAGGAGATCGTACGGACGCTCGTGGGCAGCATCGGGCTCGTCGCCTCGGTGCCGGTGACCACGGCGCTGGCCGTGCTCGTGGTCTCGGCGGACCGTGCGCCGGCGGCGGCCGGCGGCGGGGAGCGAACCGGCACGGGCGCCCAGGGAGCCTCCCGGACCGGCCGGGGCGGACGCGGGCGGCGGCGCCGGGCGAAGACCCGCTGA
- a CDS encoding LacI family DNA-binding transcriptional regulator — protein sequence MTAAGKHQVSRSAGRRLGRAGIRDVAAAAGVSITTVSDALNGKGRLPEATRRHVREVAERLGYRPSAAARTLRTGKSGLIGLTVTTYGDEPFTFTEFAYFAEMARAATSAALARGYALVILPATSRHDVWSNVALDGTVVIDPSDHDPVVTELLRQGIPVVSDGRPAGALPVTAWVDNDHEAAVLGLLDHLAEAGARRIGLLTGTSTDTYTRLSTTAYLRWCERVGQDPVYEAYPAHDPCAGAVAADRLLARPDRPDAVYGLFDPNGTDLLAAARRYGLRVPDDLLLVCCSESTVYRTTEPPITTLSLKPRRIGTAVVQLLIDAIEGLDPDQPVEQVIPTELMVRTSSQRRPPRTTVSAPRSRAGG from the coding sequence ATGACAGCAGCAGGGAAGCACCAGGTGAGCCGGTCGGCCGGCCGCCGGTTAGGGCGGGCGGGCATCCGGGACGTGGCCGCCGCCGCCGGGGTCTCGATCACGACCGTCTCCGACGCGCTCAACGGCAAGGGCCGGCTCCCGGAGGCCACCCGCCGCCATGTCCGCGAGGTCGCCGAGCGGCTGGGTTACCGCCCGTCCGCAGCGGCCCGCACCCTCCGTACCGGCAAGTCCGGCCTCATCGGCCTGACCGTGACCACGTACGGGGATGAACCTTTCACCTTCACCGAGTTCGCCTACTTCGCCGAGATGGCGCGGGCCGCCACCTCCGCCGCGCTGGCCCGCGGCTACGCCCTCGTCATCCTCCCCGCCACCTCCCGCCACGACGTGTGGTCCAACGTCGCCCTCGACGGCACCGTGGTGATCGACCCCTCCGACCACGACCCGGTCGTCACCGAGCTGCTGCGTCAGGGCATCCCCGTCGTGAGCGACGGCCGCCCGGCCGGCGCCCTGCCCGTCACCGCCTGGGTCGACAACGACCACGAGGCGGCGGTGCTCGGACTGCTCGACCATCTCGCCGAGGCCGGCGCCCGCCGGATCGGACTGCTCACCGGCACCTCCACCGACACCTACACCCGGCTGTCCACCACGGCGTACCTGCGCTGGTGCGAACGTGTGGGACAGGACCCGGTCTATGAGGCGTACCCGGCCCACGACCCCTGTGCCGGGGCCGTCGCCGCCGACCGGCTGCTCGCCCGCCCCGACCGCCCCGACGCGGTCTACGGCCTCTTCGACCCCAACGGCACCGATCTGCTCGCCGCCGCCCGCCGCTACGGACTGCGCGTCCCGGACGATCTGCTGCTGGTCTGCTGTAGCGAATCGACCGTTTACCGCACCACCGAGCCACCCATCACGACCCTCTCACTCAAACCCCGCCGGATCGGCACGGCGGTCGTCCAGCTGCTCATCGACGCCATCGAGGGCCTTGACCCCGACCAGCCGGTCGAGCAGGTCATACCCACCGAATTGATGGTGCGGACGTCGTCACAGCGCCGTCCGCCGCGTACGACGGTCAGCGCCCCGCGCAGCCGCGCCGGAGGCTGA
- a CDS encoding DUF5326 family protein — translation MTTKGIFQGLPWWVTWIAIPVLVLAVFGGLIMSVIGFVVSLVFKALLLVALIAGLIYVVRKFTS, via the coding sequence GTGACCACGAAGGGGATATTCCAGGGGTTGCCGTGGTGGGTGACCTGGATCGCGATACCGGTCCTCGTCCTCGCCGTGTTCGGCGGCCTGATCATGAGCGTGATCGGGTTCGTGGTGAGCCTCGTCTTCAAGGCGCTGCTGCTGGTGGCGCTGATCGCCGGGCTGATCTACGTCGTACGGAAGTTCACCTCCTGA
- a CDS encoding SsgA family sporulation/cell division regulator, which yields MRDTVQAEVTMTFLVSQDLSFRIPVELSYDSSDPYAVEITFHLPGDAPVSWSFARELLLDGLSRPTGEGDVRIAPASPEGLSDVFIRLQVGCERALFRAGAAPLVAFLDRTDRVVPFGQEPMACDPVGDLDAELDRILAEDRYAG from the coding sequence ATGCGTGACACAGTCCAGGCGGAAGTGACGATGACCTTCCTGGTGTCGCAGGATCTCTCCTTCCGGATCCCGGTCGAGCTGTCCTACGACAGCAGTGACCCCTATGCGGTCGAGATCACCTTCCATCTGCCCGGTGATGCGCCGGTGAGCTGGTCCTTCGCCCGGGAGCTGCTGCTGGACGGGTTGAGCAGACCCACCGGCGAGGGGGATGTGCGCATCGCCCCCGCTTCGCCCGAGGGGCTTTCCGACGTCTTCATCAGACTCCAGGTGGGCTGTGAGCGGGCCCTGTTCCGGGCCGGGGCCGCTCCCCTGGTGGCCTTCCTGGACCGGACGGACCGGGTGGTGCCTTTCGGCCAGGAGCCGATGGCCTGCGATCCGGTCGGCGACCTCGACGCCGAGCTCGACCGCATCCTGGCCGAGGACCGGTACGCGGGCTGA
- a CDS encoding cupin domain-containing protein, with product MKAFRLDELEAERAANNGAYLQFLRERNMSVGLYALDAGQADPQSPHGQDEVYMVVSGRASITVGMETTQVARGSVVYVPAGTAHKFHHITEDLRVLVVFSPPEG from the coding sequence ATGAAGGCGTTCCGGCTGGATGAGCTGGAGGCGGAGCGCGCCGCGAACAACGGCGCGTATCTACAGTTCCTGCGGGAGCGGAACATGTCCGTGGGGCTGTACGCGCTGGACGCGGGCCAGGCCGACCCGCAGTCGCCGCACGGCCAGGACGAGGTGTACATGGTGGTGAGCGGCCGGGCGTCGATCACGGTGGGGATGGAGACGACGCAGGTGGCGCGGGGCAGCGTGGTGTACGTACCGGCGGGCACGGCGCACAAGTTCCACCACATCACCGAGGACCTGCGGGTGCTGGTGGTGTTCTCGCCGCCGGAGGGCTGA
- a CDS encoding low molecular weight protein-tyrosine-phosphatase translates to MRDPSPYRVCFVCTGNICRSPMAESVFRFHAEEAGLDGRVEVDSAGTGPWHEGDGADRRAVDVLTAHGYEQDHIARQFRAEWFERLDLVIALDSGHLHELRALAPTPHDAAKVRLLRSYDPDADQDALGGLDVPDPYFGGTDDFEECLEMIEAASGGLLDAVAEALDAAERTGSTARAESAENSTQGAQSAENTENAPAADGPDAGKEPV, encoded by the coding sequence ATGAGAGACCCGTCGCCCTACCGTGTCTGCTTCGTCTGCACCGGCAACATATGCCGCTCGCCGATGGCCGAATCCGTCTTCCGCTTCCATGCCGAGGAAGCCGGGCTGGACGGTCGCGTCGAGGTGGACAGCGCGGGCACCGGGCCCTGGCACGAGGGCGACGGGGCCGACCGCCGTGCCGTCGACGTGCTCACCGCCCACGGCTATGAGCAGGATCACATCGCGCGCCAGTTCCGGGCCGAGTGGTTCGAACGCCTCGATCTGGTCATCGCCTTGGACAGCGGCCATCTGCATGAGCTGCGCGCGCTCGCGCCGACCCCGCACGACGCCGCGAAGGTGCGGCTGCTGCGGAGTTACGATCCGGACGCGGACCAGGACGCGCTGGGCGGCCTCGATGTGCCGGACCCCTACTTCGGCGGGACGGACGACTTCGAGGAGTGCCTGGAGATGATCGAGGCCGCCAGCGGCGGGCTGCTGGACGCGGTCGCCGAGGCCCTCGACGCCGCGGAGCGGACCGGAAGCACGGCGCGCGCCGAGAGTGCCGAGAACAGCACCCAGGGCGCCCAGAGCGCCGAGAACACGGAGAACGCGCCGGCCGCCGATGGCCCGGACGCGGGAAAGGAGCCCGTATGA